One genomic region from Salvia hispanica cultivar TCC Black 2014 chromosome 2, UniMelb_Shisp_WGS_1.0, whole genome shotgun sequence encodes:
- the LOC125203147 gene encoding probable 2-oxoglutarate-dependent dioxygenase AOP1 → MGSKTQKLPLINLSNLREENWESVKIQVRQALEEFGCFEAIYDHIHLHLQKKVLDGLKQLFDLPLQVKLCNKAQKPYHGYVGQIPSLPLYESLGIEDVTSFTNLMWPEGNPSFRETIQSYRENLVELDKIVRKLVLESLQLGKYMDDHLNSTNYVVRVQKYDSPPNHEAGQPGLLPHTDKNILTILQQLNQVCGLEILTKDGKNWINAQPTSPYSCFVFVGISFHAWTNGRLHSPLHRVTLTGDEARYSIGLFSVPKEGSIIKAPDEMVDDDHPLLYKPYDHHKFIEITSLEASPNSLKDYYGA, encoded by the exons atgggctcaaaaacccaaaaactTCCTCTAATAAACTTGTCCAATTTGAGAGAGGAAAACTGGGAATCTGTGAAAATCCAAGTAAGGCAAGCATTGGAAGAATTCGGTTGCTTCGAAGCTATATATGATCATATCCATCTTCATCTCCAAAAAAAAGTTCTTGATGGATTGAAACAACTGTTTGATCTTCCTTTACAAGTCAAATTATGCAACAAAGCACAAAAGCCTTACCACGGCTATGTTGGACAAATTCCGAGCCTCCCGCTCTACGAAAGTTTGGGGATCGAAGACGTGACGTCTTTCACTAACCTCATGTGGCCCGAAGGCAATCCATCTTTCAG GGAGACTATTCAATCCTATAGAGAGAACTTGGTGGAATTAGACAAGATTGTGAGGAAGTTGGTGTTGGAAAGCCTTCAACTAGGGAAATACATGGATGATCACCTGAACTCGACCAACTACGTTGTTCGAGTTCAGAAGTATGATAGCCCTCCAAACCATGAGGCCGGTCAACCGGGATTATTACCTCATACAGACAAGAACATTCTCACTATATTGCAGCAGCTTAATCAGGTTTGTGGATTGGAAATTCTCACTAAAGATGGCAAAAATTGGATCAATGCACAACCAACTTCTCCCTATTCTTGCTTTGTCTTTGTTGGAATCTCTTTCCAT GCATGGACAAACGGCCGATTGCATTCTCCCCTTCACAGAGTGACGCTGACCGGGGACGAAGCTCGATACTCGATTGGATTATTTTCGGTCCCGAAAGAGGGGAGCATAATCAAAGCCCCAGATGAGATGGTGGACGACGATCACCCTTTACTCTATAAGCCCTATGATCATCACAAGTTTATTGAAATTACTAGCTTAGAGGCTTCTCCAAATTCTCTCAAGGATTATTATGGAGCCTAA
- the LOC125204461 gene encoding calmodulin-binding protein 60 A-like codes for MYKHFQDQSHLLLVVANFVEMESDEFENGGSSEQLGQALDQTIKRIMEKHIKPMVLPMVIQQVRSMVITILQQEIVPVAEDLIRKVVQEVLKEHVEERPSNGGTRNDLPEERSFQLKFLYDKVSNTVTGEELKGINDECLKVALVDSDGNIVTCGSGSDATVEILLLDVNENGGEENMSLENFERRIIQTGEKKKPHFAKSVYKSLKEGVADLNGLKLGHDKDRIKKYSCRLGARIVQNLDRTTVLEAWTAPFMVVDKHDTYNDKFPCPSLSSEVWRLEGIGRNGKPCGRLKKESIKTMQDFLFWLHVNPEKLQNELLCAGDSNWNKIVGHAQKCNIDCKRMFSHKSLTEPQTCVIYDAVGKLKGGIIESHFVPIDDMSADEKVRARELLRSVLEEPSAFVERYSSSLEDEDSLLKEFPYRSLQHSGLTVSEDMNGNHTSSSQTIIAANNLYASGPSESLGSIEMGELSNPASRAFPPDLDISDYEPLCLENNSSSINMLVSGNDKHTAEMGGGSSSGRSNASFQSARGHWVDEEEPYCPAPLCPEPMLPDVSSHNVTVGQWFEDEPNRPGSLSPDPMDLYDEDVDIHSAHAHGDETCGADLPKGLKKLSRIWNSFSKLMTGDAGPSCKKRRDA; via the exons ATGTATAAACACTTCCAAGATCAAAGCCATTTGTTGTTAGTAGTTGCCAATTTTGTGGAGATGGAGAGTGATGAATTCGAAAATGGTGGTTCATCAGAGCAGCTTGGGCAAGCTCTTGATCAAACCATTAAAAG GATAATGGAGAAACATATTAAACCTATGGTGTTACCAATGGTTATACAACAAGTAAGGTCAATGGTCATCACTATCCTTCAACAAGAGATAGTGCCGGTTGCTGAGGATCTAATTCGTAAAGTA GTACAAGAGGTTCTTAAAGAGCATGTTGAAGAGAGGCCTTCGAATGGAGGGACACG GAATGACTTGCCAGAGGAAAGGAGTTTCCAGCTGAAGTTCTTATATGATAAAGTATCCAACACTGTGACAGGCGAGGAGCTTAAAGGAATAAACGACGAATGCCTGAAGGTGGCTCTGGTTGATTCAGATGGGAATATCGTGACCTGTGGCAGTGGATCTGATGCAACGGTGGAGATACTACTTCTTGACGTCAATGAAAATGGTGGTGAAGAAAACATGAGTCTTGAAAATTTCGAAAGACGCATCATTCAGACGGGAGAAAAGAAGAAGCCTCACTTTGCTAAAAGTGTCTATAAATCTCTCAAGGAGGGCGTTGCAGATTTGAATGGTCTCAAACTGGGACATGACAAAGACCGGATTAAGAAGTACAGCTGCAGGCTTGGGGCGAGGATCGTGCAGAACCTTGACAGAACTACAGTGCTAGAGGCATGGACCGCACCATTTATGGTCGTAGATAAGCATGACACAT ACAATGACAAATTTCCCTGTCCATCTCTTTCTTCTGAGGTTTGGAGATTGGAGGGAATCGGCAGGAATGGCAAACCATGTGGTCGCCTGAAAAAGGAAAGCATCAAGACTATGCAAGATTTTCTGTTTTGGCTCCATGTTAATCCTGAGAAGCtccaaaatgaa TTATTATGTGCTGGTGATAGCAACTGGAATAAGATAGTCGGTCATGCTCAGAAATGCAACATTGATTGTAAAAGGATGTTTTCTCACAAATCTTTGACCGAACCTCAAACATGTGTTATTTACGATGCTGTGGGGAAACTCAAGGGTGGAATCATCGAGTCCCACTTTGTTCCGATTGATGATATGTCTGCTGATGAAAAG GTTCGTGCACGTGAGTTACTCAGATCTGTGTTAGAGGAACCGTCTGCATTTGTAGAACGATACTCCTCCTCCTTGGAAGACGAAGATTCCCTCTTAAAGGAGTTTCCATACAGATCATTGCAGCACAGTGGTCTCACTGTTTCTGAAGATATGAATGGAAATCATACTTCATCGTCTCAGACCATCATCGCTGCTAATAACTTGTATGCTTCTGGGCCATCCGAGTCTCTTGGATCAATAGAAATGGGAGAGCTATCGAACCCTGCATCTCGTGCCTTTCCACCTGATCTTGACATATCAG ATTATGAGCCATTATGTTTAGAGAACAATTCATCATCAATAAATATGCTGGTCTCCGGAAACGACAAG CATACAGCCGAGATGGGTGGAGGGTCGAGCAGCGGACGCTCAAACGCCTCGTTTCAAAGTGCAAGGGGGCATTGGGTTGACGAGGAGGAGCCCTACTGTCCTGCCCCTCTCTGCCCAGAACCCATGCTTCCCGACGTCAGCAGTCACAACGTTACTGTCGGACAGTGGTTTGAAGATGAGCCCAACCGTCCTGGCTCTCTCAGCCCAGACCCCATGGACCTTTATGATGAGGACGTTGACATTCACAGCGCCCATGCCCATGGAGACGAGACGTGTGGGGCTGATCTGCCAAAGGGGCTGAAGAAATTGTCCAGGATATGGAACTCATTTAGCAAGTTGATGACCGGAGACGCCGGTCCTAGCTGCAAGAAGAGGAGAGATGCTTAA